One Coleofasciculus chthonoplastes PCC 7420 genomic region harbors:
- a CDS encoding ArsB/NhaD family transporter yields MALLIFLFTLILIIWQLRGLGIGLGALTGGIFTLVSDVSLMDELRVSATVGNTILTLIALLILCRILDEAGFWRGLALQLTVLGIGQGRLLFLLCGLLGALGTIVLTNVGMALIWISPVMEILCLLRLRAKTVFAVVFTVSFITEAASLLFPVSNPVNLLAVNYGDISGFRYSLVMTPVTFVAIATSLASLWFYFHRDIPVTYKLTHLPPPRQAIRDPLVCRWGMVILASLPLAYWIAQDHALPTWIVPAIAALILLGLAGRGFLPNTTPIISVGKVWQEIPWQLIGFSVLMYGVVLGLAQVGMSHVITHQLDALSSWGLTLTAIGTGFLATGLSNLFQNLPTVLLNAVAISDTTTEPAIREMMEYANVIGCTLGAKITPLGSLSTLIWFKVLARKGLRLHWFYYIRLSLILTLPILFLSLLSLALWFPWLIV; encoded by the coding sequence GTGGCACTATTGATTTTTCTGTTCACGCTTATCCTGATTATCTGGCAACTGCGAGGATTGGGCATCGGATTGGGTGCATTGACAGGGGGGATTTTTACTCTGGTTAGCGATGTGTCCTTAATGGACGAACTTAGAGTTAGTGCAACTGTTGGCAATACTATACTCACATTGATTGCCCTACTCATTTTGTGCCGGATTCTGGATGAAGCCGGGTTTTGGCGAGGGTTAGCGCTACAATTAACGGTTTTGGGGATAGGTCAAGGGCGTCTGCTTTTCCTTTTGTGCGGACTTTTGGGAGCATTGGGAACAATTGTTTTAACCAATGTGGGTATGGCATTAATCTGGATTTCTCCGGTGATGGAGATCCTTTGTTTACTACGCCTCAGGGCTAAAACCGTGTTCGCTGTTGTCTTTACGGTTAGTTTTATCACTGAAGCGGCTAGCTTATTGTTCCCTGTGAGCAATCCGGTCAACCTGCTTGCGGTAAACTATGGCGACATTTCAGGGTTTCGCTACAGTCTGGTGATGACCCCGGTGACATTCGTCGCGATCGCAACCAGTTTAGCCAGCTTATGGTTCTACTTCCATCGAGACATTCCAGTCACATACAAACTTACTCACCTCCCGCCACCACGCCAAGCCATTCGTGATCCGTTGGTTTGTCGATGGGGTATGGTTATTTTAGCCAGTCTACCTCTGGCATACTGGATTGCCCAAGACCATGCTCTGCCGACTTGGATCGTGCCTGCGATCGCGGCGTTGATTCTGCTAGGATTGGCGGGACGTGGGTTTCTCCCAAATACCACACCGATTATTTCTGTGGGCAAAGTTTGGCAGGAAATTCCCTGGCAATTGATCGGGTTTAGCGTCCTGATGTATGGTGTCGTCCTCGGTTTAGCTCAAGTTGGCATGAGTCATGTCATCACCCATCAGCTAGACGCCCTCTCCAGTTGGGGGTTAACCCTGACAGCCATCGGCACAGGTTTTCTGGCTACTGGGCTGTCAAACCTATTTCAAAATTTACCCACTGTGTTGCTGAATGCCGTAGCCATTTCCGACACAACCACTGAGCCAGCGATTCGGGAAATGATGGAGTACGCTAATGTGATTGGATGTACCCTGGGAGCAAAAATTACTCCTCTGGGTAGTTTATCAACGTTAATTTGGTTCAAGGTTTTAGCACGTAAAGGTTTGCGCCTGCATTGGTTTTACTATATTCGTCTTAGCCTGATTCTGACTTTACCGATTCTATTTCTCAGCTTGCTGAGTTTAGCCCTCTGGTTTCCCTGGCTAATTGTCTAA
- a CDS encoding GNAT family N-acetyltransferase, which yields MVCRPNPALMYIRDATEVDLPAIVEIYNSAVPSRIATADLEPISVESRISWYQEHKPNSHPLWVMDCHERSNSTGQIAGWLSFQAFLVRPAYHATAELSVYVSPDFRRQGIGQQLLQRAIKQTPKLGLNTLVALIFAHNQPSLHLFQKYGFQRWGYLPQIADMGHIERDLVIMGRRVC from the coding sequence ATGGTTTGTCGCCCTAATCCTGCCTTAATGTATATCCGTGATGCCACTGAGGTAGATTTGCCTGCGATCGTGGAAATTTACAATTCGGCTGTTCCCAGTCGCATTGCCACCGCCGATCTAGAACCTATCTCAGTTGAAAGTCGTATCAGTTGGTATCAAGAACATAAACCAAACAGCCACCCTCTTTGGGTCATGGACTGCCATGAACGATCCAATTCTACAGGTCAAATTGCTGGTTGGCTCAGTTTTCAGGCTTTCTTAGTCCGCCCAGCCTACCATGCAACGGCTGAACTTAGCGTCTACGTGTCTCCCGATTTTCGGCGTCAAGGAATAGGACAACAATTGCTGCAACGCGCTATCAAACAGACTCCTAAGTTAGGACTCAATACCTTAGTGGCATTAATTTTTGCTCACAACCAACCCAGCCTACACCTCTTTCAAAAATATGGCTTCCAACGTTGGGGGTATTTACCTCAAATAGCGGATATGGGTCACATTGAGCGTGATTTGGTAATTATGGGACGTCGAGTGTGTTGA
- a CDS encoding LuxR C-terminal-related transcriptional regulator, whose amino-acid sequence MNRWQFTEAFEGLTPRRRQVLKLLLAGVSDQDIAQSLHIETSTVRKHVENICSAFRLRNEFPDERRSKRGELIALFAKYQPELVTRQTLSVTHQKLSEVVDDNNHKIVKREDTEIRVTSEVRLTVKDVSDSPLNNRDIFILIDQSGSMVRKDEDTGKQTRYEYLAEVVEGHIAAILSVGSESGNKADEKIAMKQSYPADNRVSVYFFSRERVKPKPILINDASQVWKLFVNNKPKTKTFVVPTLNHCVNTWLTEGKPNDKGAFFIIYTDGQFDDEEQFIQCITSVCSKIENHKDIKFFVLGLGKDIDIEHFLALDFNVNQTMKFNIFVFDLVNEVDDIIELLQRQLTDDPYLAFPDWVRIRHPDLVEKVIQGNRGDGVMG is encoded by the coding sequence ATGAACCGTTGGCAGTTTACTGAAGCCTTTGAGGGATTGACACCACGACGCAGGCAAGTGCTGAAATTGCTCTTGGCTGGCGTTTCGGATCAGGATATCGCTCAATCGTTACATATTGAAACATCAACGGTAAGAAAACACGTTGAGAATATCTGTTCAGCTTTTAGGCTGAGAAATGAGTTTCCTGATGAACGGCGTTCTAAACGAGGAGAGTTAATTGCGCTGTTCGCTAAATATCAACCTGAACTTGTAACCCGGCAAACCTTGAGTGTAACTCACCAAAAGTTATCTGAAGTTGTAGATGATAATAATCACAAGATAGTGAAACGCGAAGATACAGAAATTCGCGTGACGAGTGAAGTGAGATTAACGGTTAAGGATGTGTCCGATTCTCCACTTAACAACCGCGATATCTTTATCCTGATTGATCAGAGTGGTTCTATGGTGAGAAAGGATGAAGATACCGGAAAGCAAACTCGTTACGAGTATCTAGCGGAAGTTGTTGAAGGACATATTGCCGCCATTCTGTCAGTTGGTTCTGAATCCGGGAATAAAGCGGATGAAAAAATTGCCATGAAGCAGAGCTATCCGGCTGACAATCGGGTCTCTGTTTACTTCTTCAGTAGGGAAAGGGTCAAACCCAAACCTATTTTGATTAACGATGCCTCTCAAGTTTGGAAGCTGTTCGTCAACAATAAACCCAAAACCAAAACCTTTGTTGTTCCGACTTTAAACCATTGTGTTAATACTTGGTTAACTGAAGGCAAACCTAATGATAAAGGAGCCTTTTTTATTATTTATACTGATGGTCAATTTGATGACGAAGAGCAATTTATTCAATGTATTACTTCAGTCTGTAGCAAAATTGAAAATCATAAAGATATCAAGTTTTTTGTTTTGGGATTAGGTAAAGATATTGATATTGAACATTTCCTGGCGCTAGACTTCAATGTCAATCAGACGATGAAATTTAATATTTTTGTTTTTGATTTGGTCAATGAAGTCGATGATATCATTGAGCTTTTACAACGCCAGCTAACGGATGATCCCTATCTAGCGTTTCCGGATTGGGTCAGAATTCGTCATCCTGATTTAGTTGAGAAGGTGATTCAAGGGAACAGGGGTGATGGGGTGATGGGGTGA
- a CDS encoding HHL1-like protein has translation MTTQLGFGKVQPKQQKAKKNKVKRAAASRKYDEMQKSGLPEFNIYVRIKGEKNWLPAGSMAVNRSSQINQALFQQEEELLKGIFRLFPKLRKRQSELEYGYRLKEFKDEPIVVATRPQATPGNLIQSTVSQVKERFSSVFQRQ, from the coding sequence ATGACCACCCAACTCGGCTTTGGCAAAGTCCAACCCAAACAGCAGAAAGCCAAGAAAAACAAAGTCAAACGGGCAGCCGCTTCCCGCAAGTATGATGAAATGCAAAAGTCGGGATTACCGGAATTCAATATCTATGTCCGGATTAAGGGAGAGAAAAACTGGTTACCGGCTGGCTCAATGGCAGTGAATCGCAGCAGTCAAATCAACCAGGCGTTATTTCAGCAAGAAGAGGAGTTACTCAAAGGAATATTTCGGCTATTCCCCAAACTGCGGAAGCGCCAAAGCGAGTTGGAATATGGTTATCGACTCAAAGAGTTTAAAGACGAACCTATCGTTGTGGCAACTCGTCCCCAAGCAACACCAGGGAATTTGATTCAATCCACTGTCAGCCAAGTTAAAGAACGTTTCTCATCAGTATTCCAGCGTCAGTAG